Within Metabacillus sp. KUDC1714, the genomic segment AGTTGTGATAACATTTAGTAGCCCTTGTGAGGTGTTATGATGGAAAATGTTAAGATTTATTTAAATTTTTTCATAGAATATTTACAAATTGAGAAAAATTATTCACAATATACTGTTGTGAATTATGCCACTGATATAGAGGACTTTTTTTCCTTTATGAAAGAACAAGCGATCCTACATCTAGAAGAAATTACATATAATGATACACGTTTATTTTTAACGCAGTTACATAATAGAAACTATTCTAGAAAAACAATTTCAAGAAAAGTATCCTCCTTAAGAAGCTTTTTTAAGTTTCTTGTTAGAGAAGAAAAACTTAGTGAAAATCCTTTTTCGTTAGTGTCATTACCGAAACGAGAACAGAAAATCCCCCAATTTCTTTATGAAGAAGAAATTGAAAATCTGTTTTCGATCTCAGATTGTACCACTCCATTAGGGCAAAGAAACCAGGCGCTAATAGAGGTTCTTTATGGAACTGGGATTCGTGTAAGTGAGTGTTGTAATATACGGTTAACAGATATTGACTTTTATATTGGAACCGTACTTGTTCATGGGAAGGGTGGCAAGCAAAGATATGTTCCATTTGGTAGCTATGCCCAGGATTCGATTGAGCACTATTTAAGCCAAGGAAGAAAATTGTTAGTAAGCAGATTAAAAGAACCTGATCAACATTCATATTTATTTGTCAATCATCGAGGTAGCCCTTTGACAGATCGTGGAGTGAGACACATATTAAATGAATTGATTAAAAAAGCATCCTCCACACTTCATATACACCCTCATATGTTTAGACATACATTTGCTACACATATGCTAAATGAAGGTGCTGATATGAGGAGTGTTCAAGAGCTATTAGGCCATGCACATTTGTCTTCAACTCAAGTGTACACCCATGTTACGAAAGAGCATTTAAAGAGGATTTACATGTCCCATCATCCACGAGCTTAAAAGCCAGATTATAGGAGGTAAAAAAATGTCTCAATTTCATGCGACAACAATATTTGCTATTCAGCATAATGGTGAGGCAGCAATGGCTGGTGATGGTCAAGTCACATTTGGCAATGCTGTTGTGATGAAGCATACTGCAAAGAAAGTTCGGAAAATATTTAATGGAAAAGTGATTGCAGGGTTTGCGGGTTCTGTTGCAGATGCGTTTACTTTGTTTGAGCTTTTTGAAAGCAGACTTGAAGAATATAATGGTAATTTACAACGTGCAGCTGTTGAATTAGCAAAAGAGTGGCGTAGTGATAAGGTGTTAAGAAGACTTGAAGCAATGCTTATCGTCATGAATGCAGAACACATTTTACTTGTTTCTGGTACAGGCGAAGTGATTGAACCTGATGACGGCATTTTAGCGATCGGTTCAGGTGGTAATTATGCTTTATCTGCTGGTCGAGCTTTAAAGCGCTACGCAGGTGAGAACTTAACTGCCAAGGATATTGCAAAAGGTTCATTGACTATTGCAGGTGAGATTTGTGTATATACCAATCAAAATATTATTGTCGAAGAGCTTTAATAAGGGAGGGAAATGGGTTGAATAAAGAACTGACACCAAAAGAAATTGTTGAACGATTAGATCAATATATTATAGGGCAAAAGGATGCAAAAAAGGCGGTAGCAGTTGCACTACGTAATCGCTATCGAAGAAGCTTATTAACCGAAAAGCTACGTGAAGAGGTAGTTCCTAAAAATATTTTAATGATCGGACCTACAGGTGTTGGAAAAACAGAAATTGCGAGAAGAATTGCAAAACTTGCCCGAGCACCTTTTATTAAAGTTGAGGCGACAAAATTTACTGAAGTTGGTTATGTAGGTAGAGATGTTGAATCGATGGTACGTGATTTAGTTGAGACGGCAGTTCGTTTAGTGAAGGAAGAAAAAATTTCTGATGTAAAAGGTCTTGCAGAAGAGAATGCAAATAAGCGTTTAGTAGAGCTGCTTGTACCTGGGAAAAAGAAGCAATCTACTGCAAAAAACCCATTGGAAATGTTATTTGGCGGTGCCAGTAACCAAGTAAACGAGCAAGAGGATAGTTCTGAAGAAACGTCGATTCAAGAAAAACGCCGTCGTATCGCACATCAATTAGCTCTAGGGGAATTAGAGGATCACTATGTGACGATCGAGGTTGAAGAGCAACAAGCATCGATGTTTGATATGCTTCAAGGCTCTGGTATGGAGCAAATGGGTATGAATATGCAGGATGCTTTAGGAAGCTTTATGCCAAAGAAAAAGAAAAAAAGAAAGCTTACAGTAAGAGAAGCAAGAAAAGTCGTTACGAATGAAGAAGCAAGTAAATTAATTGATATGGATGAAGTGACACAGGAAGCAGTCATTCGAGCTGAGCAAAGTGGAATCATCTTTATCGATGAGATTGATAAAATAGCTGGGAAATCGAAAGGTGGTTCATCTGCTGATGTTTCAAGAGAAGGGGTTCAACGCGACATCCTTCCAATTGTAGAAGGTTCCACAGTGGTAACCAAATATGGATCTGTAAAAACAGATCATGTCCTATTTGTTGCTGCTGGTGCTTTTCATATTGCGAAGCCATCAGATCTAATACCTGAACTGCAAGGGAGATTTCCTATTCGTGTAGAACTTACTAAGCTAAGTATTGATGATTTTGTTAAAATTTTAGTAGAACCTGATAATGCACTTTTAAAACAATATCAAGCATTAATTGAAACTGAAGGTATACAATTAGAATTTTCTGACGATGCTATACGTAAAATAGCAGAAGTTGCATTTCAAGTGAATCAGGATACAGATAATATCGGTGCGAGAAGATTACATACCATTCTTGAACGCCTGCTAGAAGATTTATCTTTTGAAGCGCCTGATATAAATTTAGAAAAGATTGTTATTACACCTCAATATGTTGAAGACAAATTAGGTAAAATTTCAAAAAACAAAGATTTAAGTCAATTTATACTATAGGAACAATAATAATTTCTTATGTTGATTCTACTAGAAGGACGAAGCATTTTGCTAACAGATATTAAATTCCGAACCTTCCAAATAACAATTTAATATGCTACAGGAGGAACCAATTATGGCTCTATTACAAAAAACGCGCAAGATTAATGCGATGCTCCAAAGAGCAGCTGGAAAACCAGTAAACTTTAAAGAAATGGCAGAAACGTTAAGTGACGTGATCAAGGCAAATATTTTCGTTGTAAGCCGAAGAGGTAAACTACTAGGTTTTGCTGTAAATCAACAAATTGAAAACGATCGTATGAAAAAAATGCTTGAAGATCGTCAATTTCCTGAAGAATATACAAACAATCTTTTTAACATTACTGAAACATCTTCTAACATTGATGTTGAAAGTGAATATACCGCATTTCCGGTAGAAAATCGTGAATTATTCCAAAATGGTTTAACAACAATTGTGCCAATTATTGGCGGTGGTGAGCGTCTTGGTACACTTATTTTAGCAAGAGTACAAGAGCAATTTGAAGATGAAGATTTAATTCTTGCAGAGTACGGTGCTACAGTTGTAGGTATGGAAATTCTTCGTGAAAAATCCGAAGAAATCGAAGAAGAAGCAAGAAGTAAAGCTGTTGTACAAATGGCAATTAGTTCATTATCTTATAGTGAATTAGAAGCAATTGAACATATATTCGAAGAATTAAACGGCAAAGAAGGTCTTTTAGTTGCAAGTAAAATTGCAGATCGAGTTGGGATTACACGCTCTGTCATTGTAAATGCACTTCGCAAACTTGAAAGTGCTGGTGTAATCGAATCTCGCTCATTAGGTATGAAAGGAACATATATCAAGGTATTAAATGATAAGTTCCTATTGGAATTGGAAAAGTTAAAAACTAATTAATCAAAAAAAGCACTTCAAGTTAAAACTTGAGGTGCTTTTTTGATGTTCGAAATATGGAAAAATATTATACCTGCCTTGTTGTAGATTAATGTGTTATTTTGATATAAGCGATGAAATGAAAAATTCTACTTAATAAGAATCATATCTTAATTTTTAAACCATCAGTTTTATGTAGTTTTTATAGGTATATAGTCCTTATTTTGGAATTGATAGAAAATCCGACTTTTTTTTACAGTAGCTTAATAGACTTTAAGCCTATTATTTCATACAATTAAAATATCAATTAACAAAATTCGACACTATACGATACGTGTGGATTTTTATTTTTGTGGGGGGAAACCATGAAATTATTTTCTAATACAATAAATAACCTTGAACAAGCACTAAGTCAATCAACTACAAAACAAAGAGTTATCTCAAATAATATAGCAAATGTAGATACTCCGAACTATAAGGCTCAAGATGTTCGTTTTAATAATGCTCTTAGTAATGAAATGCAAAAGTTACAAGCAAATAAAACTAACAATAAACATTTTGATTTTGGTTCTACTTCATCAGGTTATCAAATCACAAATAGAGCGAATACCAACTACCAACACAATGGAAACAATGTAGATATTGATAAAGAAATGACGGAAATGGCAAAAAATCAAATTCATTATAACGCGTTAATCGACCGTTTAAGTAGTAAATTTTCTTCATTAAAAACAGTAATTAAAGGTGGAAATTAATACATGTCAATCTTTCAATCAATTAATACGTCGGCATCTGCTCTGACAGCACAACGAGTTAGAATGGATGTTATATCATCTAATATGGCTAATATGGATACGACTAGAGGAGAGATGGTTGATGGGGAATGGCAACCATACCGTAGGAAAATGGTTGTAACTCAGCCACAAGGTAATCAATTCTCATCCTTTTTAAACAAGGCTATGGGCTCATCCTCGACAGTGGATGGTGTAAAAGTAACAGAAATTGTCGAAGATGACACACCATTTGAACTTATCTATGATCCTGACCATCCTGATGCAAATGATGAAGGATATGTAGCTATGCCAAACGTCGACCCATTAAAGGAAATGGTAGACCTTATTAGTAGTACTAGGTCATATGAAGCGAATGTGACTGCAATGAATGCAACAAAAGGGATGTTAATGAAAGCATTAGAAATTGGAAAATAGGGTGGATTAAATGATAAACAAGGTAAATCCTTTTCAACTAACTACACAACCAACACAAATACAACTAAAAACTAATTCTTTAATGAATAATACGAGTACAAGTAAAACTAGCTTTGCTGAATCATTAAAACAAGCGATAAATCAAGTGAATCAATCACAAATTGAGTCAGATAAAATGACAGAGGCGCTTGCTACTGGTAAAAATGTTGAATTACATGATGTGATGATAACAGCTCAAAAAGCTAGCGTTTCGATGACCCTTGCAGTTGAGGTTCGCAATAAAGCGATTGAAGCTTATCAAGAAATGATGAGAATGCAAGTATAGTAATTGTTCTTACGTTTAAGGACGGTTATCGGTAACTACAAAAAGAATATGTCATCATAACCGGGGGACTATATGAATGAACGAAAAGTTAAAAAATACGACAAATAAACTAAATGGGATATGGCAGCAAAGAAGTAAAGTGCAGAAAACCTTAATCATTACTGGTGCACTTTTATTTTTTGTGTTCGCAGGTTTATTAACATTTTTTGTGTCAAAGCCTAATTTAGTTCCTTTATATTCAAATCTTTCACCAGCAGAGACTGGACAAATAAAAGAAACTCTGGATTCCAAAGGTATTCAATCTGAAATTTCAAATAATGGTGCTACTATTTTGGTGCCAAAAGAGCAAGTTGATACATTAATGGTTGAGCTTGCTGCTGAAGGAGTTCCAGATTCAGGTACAATTGATTACTCCTATTTTGGTCAGGATTCTGGTTTTGGAATGACTGATAAAGAATTTGATGTCATAAAGTTAAAGGCGACACAGACTGAGCTTGCCAATTTAATGATGGGGATTGAGGGTGTTAATGATGCGAATGTCATGATTAACCTCCCAGCAGAATCTGTATTTGTTGGTGAGCAGCAAGAAGGTTCATCAGCTTCGGTAGTTCTTAATTTAAAACCTGGTGCCAGTTTAGATCAAGAAAAAGTAAATGCACTTTTTCATTTAGTGTCAAAAAGTGTTCCAAACCTTACTACAGACAACATTGTCATAATGGATCAAAACTTTAACTACTATGATCTTAATAATGGTGAAAATTCTACAGCAGGAACTAGCTATGCATCTCAGCAGGAAATCAAGTCGCAAATTGAACAGGATATTCAGCGTGATGTCCAAAAAATGCTTGGTACAATGATTGGACATGATAAGGTTGTTGTTTCTGTTACTACTGATATCGACTTTACCCAAGAAAATCGAGAAGAAAATATTATTACTCCTGTAGGAGAAGATAGCGATGAAGGAATTGCAGTAAGTGTTGAACGAATTACAGAGGCATACACAGGTAACGGAGCTGCTGCTGCTGGTGGAGTTAATGGAACAGGTGAAACTGATGTTCCTGGCTATGAAGCTACAACCGAAACCACAGGTGACGGAGATTATGAACGAATTGAAGAGAGAATAAATAATGAAGTAAACCGTATAAATAAACAAATTGTTGAAAGCCCATTTAAAATTCGTGACTTAGGAATTCAAGTTATGGTAGAGCCACCTGATCCAGAAGATCCCCTTTCATTCACAGCAGAGCGAGAAGAAGATATTCAACAAATTCTCTCAACTGTTATCCGAACATCAATTAATAAAGATTCTACCGAAGAAC encodes:
- the xerC gene encoding tyrosine recombinase XerC, whose protein sequence is MENVKIYLNFFIEYLQIEKNYSQYTVVNYATDIEDFFSFMKEQAILHLEEITYNDTRLFLTQLHNRNYSRKTISRKVSSLRSFFKFLVREEKLSENPFSLVSLPKREQKIPQFLYEEEIENLFSISDCTTPLGQRNQALIEVLYGTGIRVSECCNIRLTDIDFYIGTVLVHGKGGKQRYVPFGSYAQDSIEHYLSQGRKLLVSRLKEPDQHSYLFVNHRGSPLTDRGVRHILNELIKKASSTLHIHPHMFRHTFATHMLNEGADMRSVQELLGHAHLSSTQVYTHVTKEHLKRIYMSHHPRA
- the fliF gene encoding flagellar basal-body MS-ring/collar protein FliF; amino-acid sequence: MNEKLKNTTNKLNGIWQQRSKVQKTLIITGALLFFVFAGLLTFFVSKPNLVPLYSNLSPAETGQIKETLDSKGIQSEISNNGATILVPKEQVDTLMVELAAEGVPDSGTIDYSYFGQDSGFGMTDKEFDVIKLKATQTELANLMMGIEGVNDANVMINLPAESVFVGEQQEGSSASVVLNLKPGASLDQEKVNALFHLVSKSVPNLTTDNIVIMDQNFNYYDLNNGENSTAGTSYASQQEIKSQIEQDIQRDVQKMLGTMIGHDKVVVSVTTDIDFTQENREENIITPVGEDSDEGIAVSVERITEAYTGNGAAAAGGVNGTGETDVPGYEATTETTGDGDYERIEERINNEVNRINKQIVESPFKIRDLGIQVMVEPPDPEDPLSFTAEREEDIQQILSTVIRTSINKDSTEEPLTDEQIAEKVVVSVQPFDGKQQFAETEATQVIPMWMYIVAGGLLLAIVILVILLVRKKKQDDIELDDEEDYTIDEPIRVHDINNEVETEGTVRKKQLEKMAKEKPEDFAKLLRTWITEE
- the fliE gene encoding flagellar hook-basal body complex protein FliE, giving the protein MINKVNPFQLTTQPTQIQLKTNSLMNNTSTSKTSFAESLKQAINQVNQSQIESDKMTEALATGKNVELHDVMITAQKASVSMTLAVEVRNKAIEAYQEMMRMQV
- the codY gene encoding GTP-sensing pleiotropic transcriptional regulator CodY, producing MALLQKTRKINAMLQRAAGKPVNFKEMAETLSDVIKANIFVVSRRGKLLGFAVNQQIENDRMKKMLEDRQFPEEYTNNLFNITETSSNIDVESEYTAFPVENRELFQNGLTTIVPIIGGGERLGTLILARVQEQFEDEDLILAEYGATVVGMEILREKSEEIEEEARSKAVVQMAISSLSYSELEAIEHIFEELNGKEGLLVASKIADRVGITRSVIVNALRKLESAGVIESRSLGMKGTYIKVLNDKFLLELEKLKTN
- the flgB gene encoding flagellar basal body rod protein FlgB, which gives rise to MKLFSNTINNLEQALSQSTTKQRVISNNIANVDTPNYKAQDVRFNNALSNEMQKLQANKTNNKHFDFGSTSSGYQITNRANTNYQHNGNNVDIDKEMTEMAKNQIHYNALIDRLSSKFSSLKTVIKGGN
- the hslU gene encoding HslU--HslV peptidase ATPase subunit is translated as MNKELTPKEIVERLDQYIIGQKDAKKAVAVALRNRYRRSLLTEKLREEVVPKNILMIGPTGVGKTEIARRIAKLARAPFIKVEATKFTEVGYVGRDVESMVRDLVETAVRLVKEEKISDVKGLAEENANKRLVELLVPGKKKQSTAKNPLEMLFGGASNQVNEQEDSSEETSIQEKRRRIAHQLALGELEDHYVTIEVEEQQASMFDMLQGSGMEQMGMNMQDALGSFMPKKKKKRKLTVREARKVVTNEEASKLIDMDEVTQEAVIRAEQSGIIFIDEIDKIAGKSKGGSSADVSREGVQRDILPIVEGSTVVTKYGSVKTDHVLFVAAGAFHIAKPSDLIPELQGRFPIRVELTKLSIDDFVKILVEPDNALLKQYQALIETEGIQLEFSDDAIRKIAEVAFQVNQDTDNIGARRLHTILERLLEDLSFEAPDINLEKIVITPQYVEDKLGKISKNKDLSQFIL
- the flgC gene encoding flagellar basal body rod protein FlgC — translated: MSIFQSINTSASALTAQRVRMDVISSNMANMDTTRGEMVDGEWQPYRRKMVVTQPQGNQFSSFLNKAMGSSSTVDGVKVTEIVEDDTPFELIYDPDHPDANDEGYVAMPNVDPLKEMVDLISSTRSYEANVTAMNATKGMLMKALEIGK
- the hslV gene encoding ATP-dependent protease subunit HslV; the encoded protein is MSQFHATTIFAIQHNGEAAMAGDGQVTFGNAVVMKHTAKKVRKIFNGKVIAGFAGSVADAFTLFELFESRLEEYNGNLQRAAVELAKEWRSDKVLRRLEAMLIVMNAEHILLVSGTGEVIEPDDGILAIGSGGNYALSAGRALKRYAGENLTAKDIAKGSLTIAGEICVYTNQNIIVEEL